One window of Athalia rosae chromosome 2, iyAthRosa1.1, whole genome shotgun sequence genomic DNA carries:
- the LOC105685736 gene encoding vesicle transport protein SEC20, whose protein sequence is MTSVQQSVDLVRQEIVNNNMQVKAIIQDIQNCTESMELLNELNAKGRAKIAALRSSIERLQGLAFQEHSNKKKLELYTEIDSHKSQLTITLGAFRNANVVSACVIDRMAKEELLEMPEDQQNALRKRRDKQTLIKMSGGVTDKLLSISRHLAETTQKSAHTLDTLIISSDKVSGTKDELEHQQQVIVQSGKLLGKYGRREVTDKALLVLAFAFFLACVFYILQKRLF, encoded by the exons ATGACTTCCGTACAGCAATCAGTGGACTTAGTCCGACAAGAGATTGTCAACAACAATATGCAAGTCAAAGCTATTATCCAA GATATCCAAAATTGTACAGAGTCTATGGAATTACTGAATGAATTAAATGCAAAGGGCAGAGCTAAGATAGCGGCATTAAGATCTAGCATTGAACGACTGCAAGGTTTGGCGTTCCAAGAGcacagtaataaaaaaaaattggagctCTATACAGAAATCGATAGCCACAAAAGTCAGTTGACTATTACTCTAGGCGCTTTTCGCAATGCGAATGTTGTGAGTGCCTGCGTTATTGATAGAATGGCAAAGGAAGAACTGTTAGAAATGCCAGAGGATCAACAAAATGCTTTACGTAAAAGACGAGATAAGCAAACTCTCATAAAAATGTCTGGAGGTGTCACCGATAAATTATTAAGCATTTCTAGGCACCTGGCAGAAACTACACAGAAAAGTGCCCATACTTTAGACACACTAA TCATTTCATCAGATAAAGTAAGTGGGACAAAGGATGAGCTCGAGCATCAGCAGCAAGTCATAGTTCAATCGGGAAAGTTACTGGGAAAGTACGGTCGCCGTGAAGTTACCGACAAGGCTTTACTAGTTCTAgcattcgctttttttcttgcctGTGTTTTCTATATACTTCAAAAACGATTATTTTGA
- the LOC105685735 gene encoding neuronal calcium sensor 1 isoform X1, translated as MNSGSTGHGSFHINNIPIMSDSEDAAGSDGSQQRLHRPSLTRKMRRSIRRVKKSIKKITEDDNDEESTKPVHVVPERLSTLVLQTGFKRDEICKIYRAFKQHCPGGAATPNDLSPAYAKLFPLGDSTKYAQVVFNTFDTNKDGLVSFGDFLTGLALIVKGKPEEKLSWIFGLYDMNGDGHITRHEMSFIVSAIYEMVQTSQTIQRAVNKHVDKLFEKMDLDKDGVISRDEFMACCINDQTIYTQLSIFDDLW; from the exons ATGAACTCTGG ATCGACAGGTCACGGATCTTTTCATATAaacaatatacctataatgtcGGACAGCGAAGATGCTGCAGGAAGCGATGGGAGTCAACAACGACTTCATAGGCCTAGCCTGACTCGAAAAATGCGGAGAAGTATTCGAAGAGTTAAAAAAAGCATTAAAAAGATAACCG AGGATGATAACGATGAGGAATCGACGAAGCCGGTACACGTAGTTCCGGAAAGATTGTCGACCTTGGTTCTTCAGACGGGATTTaagagggatgaaatttgCAAGATTTACAGAGCTTTCAAACAACATTGCCCGGGCGGTGCGGCAACGCCAAACGATTTAAGTCCTGCTTATGCCAAATTATTTCCACTCGGAGATTCCACAAAATACGCACAGGTCGTTTTCAACACTTTTGATACTAATAAAGATGGGCTTGTTAGCTTCGGAGATTTCTTGACCGGATTGGCACTTATCGTAAAAGGGAAACCTGAGGAAAAATTGTCATGGATTTTTGG actgTATGACATGAACGGAGATGGGCATATCACGAGACATGAAATGTCGTTTATAGTCTCAGCAATTTATGAGATGGTTCAGACTAGCCAAACCATACAACGGGCAGTGAACAAACACGTCGACAAACTATTTGAAAAGATGGATTTAGACAAGGACGGAGTCATATCCAGAGACGAATTTATGGCTTGCTGTATAAAC GATCAAACTATTTACACCCAACTCTCCATCTTTGACGATCTCTggtaa
- the LOC105685735 gene encoding Kv channel-interacting protein 4 isoform X4: MRRSIRRVKKSIKKITEDDNDEESTKPVHVVPERLSTLVLQTGFKRDEICKIYRAFKQHCPGGAATPNDLSPAYAKLFPLGDSTKYAQVVFNTFDTNKDGLVSFGDFLTGLALIVKGKPEEKLSWIFGLYDMNGDGHITRHEMSFIVSAIYEMVQTSQTIQRAVNKHVDKLFEKMDLDKDGVISRDEFMACCINDQTIYTQLSIFDDLW; encoded by the exons ATGCGGAGAAGTATTCGAAGAGTTAAAAAAAGCATTAAAAAGATAACCG AGGATGATAACGATGAGGAATCGACGAAGCCGGTACACGTAGTTCCGGAAAGATTGTCGACCTTGGTTCTTCAGACGGGATTTaagagggatgaaatttgCAAGATTTACAGAGCTTTCAAACAACATTGCCCGGGCGGTGCGGCAACGCCAAACGATTTAAGTCCTGCTTATGCCAAATTATTTCCACTCGGAGATTCCACAAAATACGCACAGGTCGTTTTCAACACTTTTGATACTAATAAAGATGGGCTTGTTAGCTTCGGAGATTTCTTGACCGGATTGGCACTTATCGTAAAAGGGAAACCTGAGGAAAAATTGTCATGGATTTTTGG actgTATGACATGAACGGAGATGGGCATATCACGAGACATGAAATGTCGTTTATAGTCTCAGCAATTTATGAGATGGTTCAGACTAGCCAAACCATACAACGGGCAGTGAACAAACACGTCGACAAACTATTTGAAAAGATGGATTTAGACAAGGACGGAGTCATATCCAGAGACGAATTTATGGCTTGCTGTATAAAC GATCAAACTATTTACACCCAACTCTCCATCTTTGACGATCTCTggtaa
- the LOC105685735 gene encoding neuronal calcium sensor 1 isoform X3 → MSDSEDAAGSDGSQQRLHRPSLTRKMRRSIRRVKKSIKKITEDDNDEESTKPVHVVPERLSTLVLQTGFKRDEICKIYRAFKQHCPGGAATPNDLSPAYAKLFPLGDSTKYAQVVFNTFDTNKDGLVSFGDFLTGLALIVKGKPEEKLSWIFGLYDMNGDGHITRHEMSFIVSAIYEMVQTSQTIQRAVNKHVDKLFEKMDLDKDGVISRDEFMACCINDQTIYTQLSIFDDLW, encoded by the exons atgtcGGACAGCGAAGATGCTGCAGGAAGCGATGGGAGTCAACAACGACTTCATAGGCCTAGCCTGACTCGAAAAATGCGGAGAAGTATTCGAAGAGTTAAAAAAAGCATTAAAAAGATAACCG AGGATGATAACGATGAGGAATCGACGAAGCCGGTACACGTAGTTCCGGAAAGATTGTCGACCTTGGTTCTTCAGACGGGATTTaagagggatgaaatttgCAAGATTTACAGAGCTTTCAAACAACATTGCCCGGGCGGTGCGGCAACGCCAAACGATTTAAGTCCTGCTTATGCCAAATTATTTCCACTCGGAGATTCCACAAAATACGCACAGGTCGTTTTCAACACTTTTGATACTAATAAAGATGGGCTTGTTAGCTTCGGAGATTTCTTGACCGGATTGGCACTTATCGTAAAAGGGAAACCTGAGGAAAAATTGTCATGGATTTTTGG actgTATGACATGAACGGAGATGGGCATATCACGAGACATGAAATGTCGTTTATAGTCTCAGCAATTTATGAGATGGTTCAGACTAGCCAAACCATACAACGGGCAGTGAACAAACACGTCGACAAACTATTTGAAAAGATGGATTTAGACAAGGACGGAGTCATATCCAGAGACGAATTTATGGCTTGCTGTATAAAC GATCAAACTATTTACACCCAACTCTCCATCTTTGACGATCTCTggtaa
- the LOC105685735 gene encoding neuronal calcium sensor 1 isoform X2, with protein sequence MNSGSTGHGSFHINNIPIMSDSEDAAGSDGSQQRLHRPSLTRKMRRSIRRVKKSIKKITEDDNDEESTKPVHVVPERLSTLVLQTGFKRDEICKIYRAFKQHCPGGAATPNDLSPAYAKLFPLGDSTKYAQVVFNTFDTNKDGLVSFGDFLTGLALIVKGKPEEKLSWIFGLYDMNGDGHITRHEMSFIVSAIYEMVQTSQTIQRAVNKHVDKLFEKMDLDKDGVISRDEFMACCINVIRSNYLHPTLHL encoded by the exons ATGAACTCTGG ATCGACAGGTCACGGATCTTTTCATATAaacaatatacctataatgtcGGACAGCGAAGATGCTGCAGGAAGCGATGGGAGTCAACAACGACTTCATAGGCCTAGCCTGACTCGAAAAATGCGGAGAAGTATTCGAAGAGTTAAAAAAAGCATTAAAAAGATAACCG AGGATGATAACGATGAGGAATCGACGAAGCCGGTACACGTAGTTCCGGAAAGATTGTCGACCTTGGTTCTTCAGACGGGATTTaagagggatgaaatttgCAAGATTTACAGAGCTTTCAAACAACATTGCCCGGGCGGTGCGGCAACGCCAAACGATTTAAGTCCTGCTTATGCCAAATTATTTCCACTCGGAGATTCCACAAAATACGCACAGGTCGTTTTCAACACTTTTGATACTAATAAAGATGGGCTTGTTAGCTTCGGAGATTTCTTGACCGGATTGGCACTTATCGTAAAAGGGAAACCTGAGGAAAAATTGTCATGGATTTTTGG actgTATGACATGAACGGAGATGGGCATATCACGAGACATGAAATGTCGTTTATAGTCTCAGCAATTTATGAGATGGTTCAGACTAGCCAAACCATACAACGGGCAGTGAACAAACACGTCGACAAACTATTTGAAAAGATGGATTTAGACAAGGACGGAGTCATATCCAGAGACGAATTTATGGCTTGCTGTATAAACGTAATAA GATCAAACTATTTACACCCAACTCTCCATCTTTGA